A window of Verrucomicrobiota bacterium genomic DNA:
GTTGTTCGAAGCCATTCACTTTGAGAAGGGCAAAATCCTCAATGCACATTTCTCGGAATACCGGTTGCCGCGTTTCAGCGACGCACCGAAAATCGAAATCGTGCTCGTGAACCGCAAGGATTTGCCATCCACCGGCGCTGGCGAAACGCCGATCGTTGGAATTGCGCCGGCCATCGGCAACGCCATCTTTGCTGCCACGGGTGTTCGGCTGCGTTCACTGCCGATGGTGCCGGATGGATTGAAAGTTTAGAGCGGTTACCACAATAAACTTTCGGATAGAAACACACAGACCCCTCACCCGGTCTTCGACCACCCTCTCCCGATCGGATGGGGAGAGGGATGGGGTGAGGGGCAATTCGGAAACTAATACTGGCAGACAGTATAGAACAAGGGTCGCGCTACCCGATTATTCGTTCCGCAAAGCGTCCAGCAAACTTCCGCGCAACGCAAAGCGAGTTGCCAGCCAAGTCCAGATCATTCCATTGACCAGCACAGCCGCGAGCGTCAACGCCAGTGAGAGATAAGGAATTCCCGATGCTGGCGAAAGCAGCGCGGGCAACACAGCCACTACCGCAGCGACCACTCCCACCCCAAGCCCCAGCCACAACAGCGCGGCGTGTTCGCTCAAGACCAGCCACCGGAGCAGCCGTCCGCGAAAACCGACCGCCAACAGCAACGCCAGTTCGCCGCGCCGTTCCAGCACGTTTCGCAGCACGACGATGCCAAGACCCGCGCTGCCGAGCAAAAGCCCCAGCCCGCCCAGAATCTGAAAAGTGTTGAGATAAGTGTTTTGCACTGCGTTGAAGGCCGCGAGCTTTTGCGCCGCGGGTTGCAGTTCCAGCCCGACGTCTTCCAGCGCGCGCGAAAGCGTGGCGGAAATTTCTGTGACTTTGTTGGTCGGCGCATCGATCAGAAACGTCCGATAACCGCTCTCGTTCGGGAAACGCTTCACGAACTCCGCTTCGTCGATGATCAGACTGCCATGCAGAACCGAATTCGCCACCGCGCCAACGATGCGCACTTTGAAAGGTTGTCCGCGCTCGTCAACGTAATCAATCGTATCGCCAACGCTTTTGCCCATCGCCCACTGGATTGAGTTCGCGTCGCCAAGGGCGGGGATCTCAATTCCGGATTTCGGATTTCGGATTTCGGATTTCAGCAACGTCCACTCCGTCCCTTTTGCAAACGTGAACCTTCCTTCGAGCATCTCAGGCTTCACGCCGAGCAGCCTCGGCCTCTGCGCACGATTCAGATTGAGGCAGCTCGCTTCGTCGCCTTCGTGGACCCGGAACGGCACAAAACTTACACCGGCAATAGCACCTTCGTTTAGCGCGAACGAGTCCCGGCCGGCTTTGCTGTTCAAGTCTTGCACCACTGGCATCGTCGTTTCGCCGATGAGCGCAAAGCCGCCGGTGCCGGAGGAGCGTTTCGTCGCGTCGAGGTTTGCATCCAGCCGGAACACTCCAATGGCGGCGATCATGAATGCTCCGCAACCGACCATGGCCACAATGGCGAGACTGCGTTTTCGTCTCCGCGCGCACCCGCGTAATCCCAGCGAACCGATGGTTAGTCGTCGCGTGTTTTGCGACCGCAAGAGCCGTGACAGGAGCGTGGCTGTCAGGGCGATTCCCGCCACGAGCAGCAACGATCCCGCGCCAAAGAACGCGCCAGCATTGGCGGTCTCACCTTTTGCGACCGTCCAACCGACCAGACCCACCGCCGCGACGAGCGCCAGCCAGGCGAACGTCGCGGGCTGAATTGCGCGGCCAGTGGACCGAATCACAGCGGCATCCTCCACATTCGCCCCTGACAACAGTTGAATCGCCGGTCGGCGAACAAATTTCCGCATCGCCAGCCAGATTGTCACCGTGCTCACGACGACGCTGGCGAGCAACCCGACGAGCAGCGTTTGTGGTGTTGCGTGAAAACTGAGCGCGGATGTTCCGACTGCGTCGCGCCAGATGGTCGTCAGGCCGCGCAGCATCGCCCGCGAATAAACGATGCCGCCACACGCGCCCAGCACGCCACCCAACAAGGCCAATGCCACGCCTTCACGAAGCAAAAGACGGCGAACCTGCTTTGGCGTGAATCCCAACGCCAGCAGCGTGCCGATCTCCGGCGCGCGTTGTTCGAGCGCCAGGGAGAACAACAACGCCATCAACAACAGTGCCGCGACAATCAGAAAAAAGCTGAAGCCGAGGAAGAGCTGACCGAAATCCTGCGATTGTTCGGCGGCCTTGAGCGCTTGTGCACGCACCGGTTCAAAGCGCAGACCGAGTTCCTCCGGTTTAAGAGTCGCGAGGATTTTCTTCTCAATGGCGGTTCGGAAAATTTCGACGGAGTTCCCCTCACCCTGACCCTCTCCCCGTCCGACGGGGAGAGGGGAGAGCCGTTGTCCATCTATTGATTTTCTTGAAGCTGTCGAGCTGGCGTTAGTCTTCGTTTCGCTCTGCAACTGAGCACGATTCTCCCTCTCCCCATCCGATGGGGAGAGGGTCAGGGTGAGGGCGGACGTCGCATTAGTCGGAACCGAAAATCGAATGGCTGTGAGATTGCCAAAACGATTGCCCCACATTTTTTGTCCGGCAGCGAGCGTGACAAACGCCTTTGGCGTGCCGCGATATTGTTTCCAATAGTCCTCGTCCCTGGGGCGAATCTTGTGCACAAGCGGAAAGCCCGCGTCCCAATCGTGCGTGCTCTCCGCTTTTTCGATGCCGGGAAAGTCCGGCATCAACGTGCGGTCAGCCCACGGCCTTTCCATGGGCGCGGCCGACCGAACACGAAATCGGTTCGTTGCTTCGATCAACCTGGCGCCGGACTCAGGTTCAAAATAAGTCAATTCGAGTGAATCCCCTGCCTTCACCTGCAAATCCTTCGCCAGCCATTGGCTGACGATGATTTCGTCGTCGCGCAAATCCGGCGGCGTCCAAGGTGGTCCGGCCGCAGTCACCATTGAGTAAGGCGTAGAGTTCGTGCCGGCGCGTAACTGATTGACCAGATACGTGAGAATCGGCTGCGCGTTGGTGTCGGCCATCAAACCCGCGCGCACTACCGGCGGATCGAG
This region includes:
- a CDS encoding FtsX-like permease family protein — translated: MTLRTLIFRSLRFHARSHLGVLLGAAVGSAVLIGALVVGDSVKESLRERAMSRLGWVDMAMSPSDRFFTQERRFSFGGGVEAIDANGQRVLQRTRPSTVLMLPGTVTREDGTARANRIQVMGVRFPRAGRMTGYTNYGFFGLAPKPSSIVIMPGQLYLNGALANQLRAQVGDELVLRVRKPSMLSLDAPLTPRSANATALRLRVMGILSPQQFGDFSLRASSEPPLNAFVSLPDLQDATGLTGRVNVLLVPRQFTSTQPFRNVLQHVLPRSYLNDVEMVTGNWKIWESDSKQVWMDDETAYELIKRDFVSWFQLADAELELGFSKSGDAVDLKSRRIFLDPPVVRAGLMADTNAQPILTYLVNQLRAGTNSTPYSMVTAAGPPWTPPDLRDDEIIVSQWLAKDLQVKAGDSLELTYFEPESGARLIEATNRFRVRSAAPMERPWADRTLMPDFPGIEKAESTHDWDAGFPLVHKIRPRDEDYWKQYRGTPKAFVTLAAGQKMWGNRFGNLTAIRFSVPTNATSALTLTLSPSDGERENRAQLQSETKTNASSTASRKSIDGQRLSPLPVGRGEGQGEGNSVEIFRTAIEKKILATLKPEELGLRFEPVRAQALKAAEQSQDFGQLFLGFSFFLIVAALLLMALLFSLALEQRAPEIGTLLALGFTPKQVRRLLLREGVALALLGGVLGACGGIVYSRAMLRGLTTIWRDAVGTSALSFHATPQTLLVGLLASVVVSTVTIWLAMRKFVRRPAIQLLSGANVEDAAVIRSTGRAIQPATFAWLALVAAVGLVGWTVAKGETANAGAFFGAGSLLLVAGIALTATLLSRLLRSQNTRRLTIGSLGLRGCARRRKRSLAIVAMVGCGAFMIAAIGVFRLDANLDATKRSSGTGGFALIGETTMPVVQDLNSKAGRDSFALNEGAIAGVSFVPFRVHEGDEASCLNLNRAQRPRLLGVKPEMLEGRFTFAKGTEWTLLKSEIRNPKSGIEIPALGDANSIQWAMGKSVGDTIDYVDERGQPFKVRIVGAVANSVLHGSLIIDEAEFVKRFPNESGYRTFLIDAPTNKVTEISATLSRALEDVGLELQPAAQKLAAFNAVQNTYLNTFQILGGLGLLLGSAGLGIVVLRNVLERRGELALLLAVGFRGRLLRWLVLSEHAALLWLGLGVGVVAAVVAVLPALLSPASGIPYLSLALTLAAVLVNGMIWTWLATRFALRGSLLDALRNE